From a region of the Pseudomonadota bacterium genome:
- a CDS encoding DUF1232 domain-containing protein, with product MTLRARLAEEAQGLKRELEVYRRVLGDARTPWLPKLLLGLAVGYALLPFDLIPDFIPVIGHLDDLIIVPVLVILALRLLPGGILDDCRRKRIALPKPTG from the coding sequence CCCAAGGCCTCAAGCGCGAGTTGGAGGTCTATCGCCGGGTGCTCGGCGACGCGCGCACGCCGTGGTTGCCGAAGCTCCTGCTCGGCCTCGCCGTCGGCTATGCCCTCCTACCCTTCGATCTCATCCCGGACTTCATCCCGGTCATCGGCCACCTCGACGACCTCATCATCGTCCCGGTGCTCGTGATCCTCGCGCTGAGGCTCTTGCCCGGCGGCATCTTGGACGATTGCCGGCGCAAGCGGATCGCCCTGCCGAAACCGACCGGTTAG